One Brassica napus cultivar Da-Ae chromosome C4, Da-Ae, whole genome shotgun sequence genomic region harbors:
- the LOC125586115 gene encoding F-box/kelch-repeat protein At3g27150-like, giving the protein MSKEMVKINPDMLMPSDDQTPKIGASLSQSKRRKISIVGIKPNIPDLNVKPCYDSDEEEKGEMTKTFQNLAGLKFHDGCYVHHKLLYGLEVEIFARLPCFEYWKPQFLNKKFLQLLKSGEIFRVRQEKGLVKPYVILHSGAESNWEMFDKDFKTLQKLPKVPSSDYCFFHSDKETISVGTHLIVIGREIEGIVVFRYELENHKWFKGPSMITPRVMYGSASHGKTAFFAGGIQKDDNGNPIVVRTVEKYNADTKIWTMINGMHKARKFSSGCFLRGKFYVLGCRDENDKHLTCGESYDETTNSWELIPDMLKDMTFIIPSQSPPLIAVVDDNLYMLETSLNELRVYDINTNIWKKLGVVPVSANTTFGWDCV; this is encoded by the coding sequence ATGTCAAAAGAGATGGTTAAAATAAATCCAGATATGCTAATGCCAAGTGATGATCAGACTCCTAAGATTGGAGCTAGCTTGAGCCAATCTAAACGAAGGAAGATTTCAATTGTTGGCATTAAACCCAACATACCTGACCTGAATGTGAAACCTTGTTATGATTCTGATGaggaagaaaaaggagaaatgACAAAAACATTTCAGAATCTTGCAGGTTTAAAATTTCATGATGGATGCTATGTTCATCATAAGCTTTTGTACGGGCTTGAGGTCGAGATCTTTGCTCGTCTTCCATGCTTTGAATACTGGAAACCGCAGTTTCTTAACAAGAAATTTTTGCAGTTGTTAAAAAGTGGTGAAATTTTCAGGGTGAGACAAGAAAAAGGCCTTGTGAAACCCTATGTGATTTTGCATTCAGGGGCTGAATCAAATTGGGAAATGTTTGATAAGGATTTTAAAACCCTTCAGAAACTTcctaaagttccttcttctgactATTGCTTTTTCCACAGCGATAAGGAAACAATTAGTGTGGGTACTCATTTAATTGTCATTGGAAGAGAAATAGAGGGAATTGTGGTGTTTCGCTACGAGCTAGAGAATCATAAGTGGTTCAAAGGTCCTTCAATGATCACACCGAGGGTTATGTACGGTTCTGCTAGCCATGGAAAAACCGCATTTTTTGCAGGAGGCATTCAAAAGGATGACAATGGGAACCCTATAGTTGTTCGAACCGTAGAAAAGTATAATGCTGATACAAAAATTTGGACTATGATTAATGGAATGCATAAAGCAAGGAAGTTCAGCTCAGGATGTTTCTTGCGTGGAAAATTTTATGTCCTTGGTTGCCGAGATGAGAATGATAAACACCTCACTTGTGGAGAAAGTTATGATGAGACCACAAATTCTTGGGAGTTGATACCTGACATGTTAAAGGACATGACATTCATTATTCCTTCCCAATCTCCGCCTCTTATAGCTGTGGTTGATGACAATCTATACATGTTGGAGACATCTTTGAACGAGCTTCGCGTATATGATATAAACACAAATATTTGGAAGAAACTTGGTGTTGTCCCTGTGAGCGCAAACACTACCTTTGGTTGGGACTGCGTTTAA